ACAAGGTGAAAGACCCGGAAGTTAAATACTTCATAGAGAAGTGTTTAGCCACTGTTTCACTTAGAGTTTCTGCTCGTGAGTTACTAGATGACCCTTTTCTACGTATAGACGATGGTGAGTTTGATTTGAGATCAGTTGATATGGATGTGCCACTAGTTAGGCAGCAGCATCATCATCTTGCTGACTACTACAACTACCCTAGTAGCTCTTTGAACCGTCAGTATTCAAATGGTTATGATAGCCACCATGAGTATCCGAACAGATGGGCTTATAATCCAGCTGAGACAGAGGAGACTCATGGAATTGAGCTATTTGAGTGTCGAAATGaaaatgatcaagaagaagataaGAGTTCTGGTAATGTTGATATAACTATTAAAGGCaagagaagagatgatggtgGCTTGTTCTTGCGTCTTAGGATCACTGACAAAGAAGGTAACAACAATCACTTTACTAAATTGACTCTTACATGACCTGTATGGACCCGTTTAGAAACTGAACATTTTCTGAATTGAGTCGGTTCGGGTAATGTCAGGTTTGGGCcgggtttttattttttcgtaaaacccAAAACATATTCAAATTAGAAATGTTCGGATTTGGTTCgggtttaaaacaaaaaaaaaaccggaAAAcctgattaaaaacaaaaaatttaggataatttgtctttttaataattttttttataaatcatatttttgatatatagttattttcaaagtaaaattaattaatattttaattatatttaggaTGTTCGGATACctttcggtttttggtttggtttcggtttttcgggttcaGAGAAATGGGAATTGTTCaggtttttgtaaattttggtCCGGTTTCGGTTTAAgttttttcggttcggttttcagGTTTCTGATAATATGACCATGACTATGACCTAACAAGAGTGTAAAAAACTGTTTTGTTGCAGGGCGTGTCCGAAACATTTACTTCCCATTTGACATAGAGACAGACACAGCACTGAGCGTTGCAACAGAGATGGTAGCAGAGCTGGATATGGACGATCACGGAGTCACAAAGATAGCCAACATGATAGACGGTGAGATATCTAGACTTGTGCCTAGTTGGAGACCAGGCCCTGCGTTTGAAGAGTCCCTTGCGGCTGCTGCGGCTGCCGCAAACGCAAACATTTGCAGCAACTGCGTATCGAACCGTACCTCAATGGGGTCCGTGATGGACTTCCTGAGGACAAACCCTGGAGCAAACGTTGCACAATGTTGTAGAAACGGGTGCAGTGAGACTCACGGTCGGTTTGAAGAGATTACTATAAGAGAAACTGAGGTTCGTCTTAGAGAGTTATGGAGGCTGCAGCAACAGCAGGAGAGTAGAGAGCTTAGCTCGATAGACTCAGGACAAAACCATtcagaagaggaagaggaggaagaagaagtataTGAGAACCCTGAAATCACGTTTCCGTGTGAAGCAAGTAACGGTCTAAACCATCTATCAGGCTCTGGATCGTTCTCGTTTTTGCCGTCTTTATACTGCGATGATGAGGTGGTTGAGAAGACTGAACATCAGGTTCAACAAGAGTTAAGATGGCTTAAAGCCAAGTGCCAAATAGAGGTCAGAGAGATGCAAGATGAGCAGTTAAAGTCTCAGTGGCGGCCGGAGAGAGATGAAGATAGTGTGAAGGAGAAGATGTGTGGAGAAAGATTGCTACCAAAATGTCTTAAAAGGACAACTTCACTTCCTGTCGATGCCATTGAATCTTGATTACGTTGTCTTTTGGTTTTGCCCATGTATACATATTGTTATTAAAGACTTTTAAGTGTAACCACACGAGTATACCTAAGAGAGCCTCGTTATTTCTGTTGAGGTTATTCTTGCAACAATATACCATTCTCTCCACTCAAGAATTAGTTTGTGAAAAATCTGATTAgagttttatgaaaatatttgaatttatttatttaactctTTTCTAAGAGATAAATTACTGGTCCGCATAAGTGTTTTTCAACTACAGATTTTTaccataaatattaatatttaaatataaagttaatttTCCTTTAAGAAATTCATACCAAAGTTTTTCAAATGAAAAGTTCcatttgagaaattttcaataatgatatttcaatttttcataCCTATCAAGttgttttaaatactttttagcAACATAAATCACTATAATACTAATATCATgtgactcaccaagaaacttTTTTCCTTTAAATTAATTGAAGTATTTCTATGATTTAAAAGTAGTTTcatttcattttataatatatatatgagtatattttagctatGATCATTTGCTTTCAAGGTTCCATTGAATGCATGTGGGGGAGAAACAGGTTGGATAtgaattgatttttttagtaaaaggATATGAATTGATTACAACAAATAATATAACGAATTATTGAGCAATTTAGTAAAATCAACTTACGAATTTTAGTTTTCACAATAAAACTCGGGATGGAAATATCAAATAgctataataattttaataaatgaatgaaaataaagcaaatacaaaaaaattacaaacttttt
The window above is part of the Brassica napus cultivar Da-Ae chromosome C3, Da-Ae, whole genome shotgun sequence genome. Proteins encoded here:
- the LOC106388815 gene encoding serine/threonine-protein kinase WNK1, which encodes MNNLSYLEPDYSEFVEVDPTGRYGRYNEVLGKGASKTVYRAFDEYEGIEVAWNQVKLYDFLQSPEDLERLYCEIHLLKTLKHKNIMKFYTSWVDTANRNINFVTEMFTSGTLRQYRLRHKRVNIRAVKHWCRQILRGLHYLHSHDPPVIHRDLKCDNIFVNGNQGEVKIGDLGLAAILRKSHAAHCVGTPEFMAPEVYEEAYNELVDIYSFGMCILEMVTFDYPYSECTHPAQIYKKVMSGKKPDALYKVKDPEVKYFIEKCLATVSLRVSARELLDDPFLRIDDGEFDLRSVDMDVPLVRQQHHHLADYYNYPSSSLNRQYSNGYDSHHEYPNRWAYNPAETEETHGIELFECRNENDQEEDKSSGNVDITIKGKRRDDGGLFLRLRITDKEGRVRNIYFPFDIETDTALSVATEMVAELDMDDHGVTKIANMIDGEISRLVPSWRPGPAFEESLAAAAAAANANICSNCVSNRTSMGSVMDFLRTNPGANVAQCCRNGCSETHGRFEEITIRETEVRLRELWRLQQQQESRELSSIDSGQNHSEEEEEEEEVYENPEITFPCEASNGLNHLSGSGSFSFLPSLYCDDEVVEKTEHQVQQELRWLKAKCQIEVREMQDEQLKSQWRPERDEDSVKEKMCGERLLPKCLKRTTSLPVDAIES